TTCACTCCACAATTTATTCATATACCATGATTTAAAGTTGTATCCTCTTTTTTATTTAAATCCTTTTTTGTAAGTTAAAATTCCAGAACAGAAATCAAAAATCAGAAATTCTAAAACTATCCTATAAAAAACAAGTCGTTTGCCCATCCGCAACGAGTGAACTTTGAGGTCATGGCATTTATGCCACCTGCCGTTATATTTCTTGGAATCTGTCATAATTTTTACAGAAATATGGAAAAACAAACTATGGAAACCCAACTGAATGCGCTACGCATACCCGTTTTTGAACTCCCCTGGCCTGAAGCCTGCTCACCGGATGTTGAGTTAATCGAAGCGCAGATGATCACATGGGCCCGTTCGCAAGGCCTGTTCGTCAACGATGCCTATTGCGAGCGTGTTGCACGTACCCGCTACGCCTGGCTGGCAGCGCGCTGTTATCCGAACGCAAGACGGGAGTTGCTGCAGGCGATTGCTGACTATTTCGTCTGGTTCTTCCTTGTCGATGATCTGTTTGTAGATCGTGTGGAGACAGTGACGGCTGACACGCTTACCAATCTGACCGCTATGATCGACGTCCTCGACTTTGATCGCGCAAGCCCTCAACCTGTATACGGTGAATTGGCGTGGCTCGATGTATGTCAACGATTGCGTCGGTTACTGTCTCCGGAGCATTTCGAGCGATTTGCGCAAGGAATGCGATTGTGGGCCACCACCGCCGGTTTGCAGATCCTCAACCATCTGCAGCCGAAATCGGTCGGCATTCGTCAATATGAAACCATCCGCCGCCATACGAGCGGTATGAATCCCTGTCTGGCACTATCAGACGCCGGGAACAATGGGGCAGTTGATCCCAACGAATTCTATCGCCCGGATGTACAAACCTTGTACCGCCACGCAAATAATATCGTATGCTGGAGCAACGATATCCAGAGTACCGGCATAGAAGCCCGCCAGCCAGGTCAGTTCAGGAACATGCCATTGATATACGCCGCGCAAGGCCATACGTTGCAGGAGGGTATCGACTACGCGGCTGAGCGTGTACGTGAAGAAATTGAGCAGTTTGTGCAACTCTCAGATGCGCTCATGTTACAGGCCGGTGAACGGCTGGGAGGGCTCATTAATGGGTTCAAATACTGGATACGCGGGTATATGGACTGGGTAGCGAAGGATACGCTTCGATATGCAACTGAGTTTGCTGCCGATGACGCTGATGACCGGGGATTGATAAGCATTGAATGATGTGAAATAGCTAAGATGTAATCCGACAGTCAGGGCTAATGAACAAGTGTGGTTACTGAACATTAACCCCGACTGCCAGATTACATCGCAACTACTCCAGACTATTTGAGCTGCACCATCACCACCGTTCTCCAAAGTTTTTTTGTATATCAATTTTCAACTCAAGCGTAGCCATATTCGCTTCATTTTCGCCAGGCGCAGTTTTATCAGTCGACATTCTTTGCTTACTGTACAGGTTGCCTTTTATTTATTTCACCTTCCTCGCCCAATCCCTGAGCGAATTAATCGCATCATACAACACCCCTGCTTCTCCTCTGAAATCGCCGGAGCCGGATGCTTTGCCGGTGCGTACATCGTACCACTCATTAAATCCTTTGTTCGCAATCACCCGGTCCAGCATCGGGCTCATTTCTGCATAGGCCTGCAACGGCATACCATTGCTGATTAATACAGAGATCATACGTCCGCCGAACCAGGTCCAGTCACCTGCATTCTGATAAAAATAAGCCGGCATATTCGGAAATACCTCCACCGGGTAAGGAGGATAAACGGTCATCCCTATGGTGGCAAACGGCTCTTTTTCAGCGGCAGCCAGGAACTGTTGATTGATCTGCCGGATCTCTTTCTGATCATGTAATCCGGCCAGGATCGCACAGGCTGTACCACCGGTATAAAGTATACGGCGCTCGTCGAAGTCGGGCGCAAACGGACTTCCATTCAAATAGATATGCGGGATGTATTTGCCGGATGCAGCATCCCACAAATGTTTCCGGATGTTCTTTCTGAGAGAAGCAGCTATATTTTTCCAATTGTACTGTGTAGTATAAGATGCCGGCCTGATCGCCAGAAAATCATTGATAGCCAGGAGGAACATGGCGTTATCGTAGATATCGATAGCCCATTTGGTTTTTTCATTCAACGCCACGCCCCATCCGTTCTCCGGCTGTACATCCCCCCAATCGATGGTAGTAGCACCTTTAACAAGACCGTATTCTTTGGACCATCGGTCTGTTGACACAAAATGCAGCGCTGCTTCCATCCTTTGCATTACTGTTTGGGATCCTATCTTCTCCTCAAGAATACTCCTGTCACCTGTCACTTCAATATATTGTTTCACCGCCTGTATCAGCGATGATTCCTGGTCTGTTTCCACAGTGTTCTTGTGGCTGGCCCATCCGGGAGCCAGCTCAGAGTAAGCATATTTATAGCCGATGTTCGCCTGCTTTTCGTTAATAGCTCCATCAGGAATATTACCATCAGCGCCCTGTAGCTTAAAAAAAAGTAACAACGCTTCTTTTACGTCCTGTCTGTTGCGCACTTTTAAAGAACCTTTGATAAAGGTATTGAAGTCCCGGATCCATATCTCGCCATAACCTGTGCCGGCATTGAATCCGGTCAGTATCTTTAACGCCCACGCCTGTACGGTATCCAGGCGGTGGTCGGCCAATACTTGTTTAGCCAACGCAGCGTTGCTGATTCCTGTTGTTTCTACGCGGCCCGGATAGGACAGCAACTTCAATGCTCCCGTTTGTGCCTGTGCTGCCATAGCCATGATAAAGCATGGCAGTATAAATAATCTCTTCATTTCTCGCTTACTTATCGTGTGTATAAAATGTAAATTCTTCCATCGTCATAAAGTTGCTATTTCCCCAATTGGTTAATAGTTTAAACCGGTAATACCGGAATGGTGCTATTCCCTGTGGCACGCTGAATTCCTCTCCTGCTTCTGCATAAGCCACATCATCGTCTGAAGTTTGTCCGGCAGGCAAACCGGATGGCTTGATGGATTCATAAGCGCCTATTTTCGTCCAGCTATCCCAGGTGCCATCGGCTGCAGGCTGATTGCTGCCATACAACTCAAAGGTTTTCACGCTTTCTTTTTCGTATAGCCGGTCGTTGGCCTGCCATACTTTAAAGCGGCTGAGCGCTGCTGCTTTGCCGCAATCGATCGTGAACCAGCAGGGAACAATTGACTGTGTCGCAAAACCGGGTGGGTTGTAATTATCATCCCACAAATAGTTGATCAGCCAGCCATAACCTCCGTCTTTTACATCGGTTGGTAATTCAAGTGCTTTAAAGTTTGCTTTGGGTAATTCTCTCTCAAAGGCCGGCAAAGTGACACTGCCGGCTTTGGGATAAAAATACTCAAATGCATTGGAATCCGGCTTGTATCTTGAATTGTAGGTCAGTAATGAGCGCTCTTTATAATCCGGAAGCACAGTACGTATTTCTGTGGCTGGCACAGTAATTTTACGGTCTGTTCCATCGGCGCCTGTATAGCTCACGTCAATACCCTGTTCTCCCGCAGCCGCTGCTCCCCAGCTAAGTATTATCTGATTCCCGTCAGCAGACTGTGTAACAGATTGTAAAGTCCGGTTCGTGAGTGTGCCAACATAATTCTGACCTATAGCCACCCCGAAGGCGTTCACCATTACTGAACGATGACTATCCTTGTCGTACGTGTAAATGGTAAAATTATAATCTCCTTCGTTCAGTTTAGGCACCAGTACATTCACCGTGTCGATCCCGGTGGTTCGTTTTACAGGGAGTTCCAGGGAGTCGGTGTTGTTGTTCCAGAAAACTTTCAGCCGTGTCACGAGCGGATCGTTGCCCAGTATAACAGACAACAGGATCCGGTTGAGGCCTGAATGTACGAGTACTGTATCGGCTCTTCCGGGATAAGTGATCTCGCCTCCTTCCATGTACTTTCTGTAGGCATCGCCCCGGGTTTTGGTACAGGATACAATGAAGCCGGAGAGGACCAGTATCCATAGAAATGTAAGAAATCCAATATTTTTCATGTTGTTTATTGCTTGGTTGATAAATGATTTATTTTGTGTCTCCCCACATCATTATTTCATAAAAATTCACATAGGTACCATTAGACCAGTTCTTCAGTGTCTTAAACCGGATATAGCGCACTTTCGGAGTATTTAGCGGGAAGGTGACTGTCCAGCCGGCTAACGCAGCGTCAGTATCAGCCTGAGAAAGCTCTCCTTCCGGCAATCCGGACGGTTTCACCTGTGTGGTAGTTGCCAGTAATATCCAGCTATCGTCAAAACTTCCGTTGGGATTAGGCTTATTGGAGCCCCATATTTCCACTACTTTGGGATTATGCAGTGAATAGTAATAATCCGGCCTCATGAACCACACCAATCGACTTAATTTGGCAGTTACGCCCATATCGTAGGTAAACCACTGAGGCATTCTGGCGGCATCTCCTGAATGATAAAAGCCGCTGGTGGTGCTGCCGTCAAAAAGACCAGCCACATTACCGCCGTAGCCCAATGGTGCATCTCCGGGTAATACCACTTCTTTCATTTTCGTACGATCCAGCAGTTCTTCAAATAAGGGCGTCAGTTTCATCTGTAGGGTATCTGACAAATTCCCCCATCGGTCTCTTACATATACGCCGAATTGCGTTTGTACATCCTTCATGTTCCGGGTGGAGAAATTACCTTCTTTCAGATTAGTATACTGAGTAGTTACCGGAGAGAATTGCCCTAAAGAATCGTTAGCCAATACAACCAGCGCCAGGTCGTCTTCTCCCGCATTGGTATATTTAACATTTACACCGCCAAAATCAGGCACTACAGACAACGACCTTCTCACTGCCCAAATGGGTGGCTCCAGCGGATGTACGGTCACTTCCACGGCAGGAGAAACGTTTTCGCTTTTATCCACCACATACAACGATACTTTATAAGTGCTGGTATCTCCAAAACCTTCTACCAATAAGCTGCTATTGTAACGGCTTACCTTGGTTTCCTGTTTTGCCCCTTTCGTTGTCTGATACAGGGCTTTTACGCATAGCAGATCGGGATCGCCAGGCAGGGTATAATTGATCCTGGCTGCACCATGGAGATTCGTTACTGTTACATTGGTGACAATGCCCGGAGTTGTGCTGTTTTGTTTAACAGGCCGGGGTTCCTCTCTTTTGCAGGAGCAGATGACCAGCAGGGATATTAATATACTCTTGTAATAAATTCGTTTGTTCATATCAGTGCTTTTACGCAGGTACAAATATTTTGAAAGAATGATCAGCCGTCACCAGCCGGGATTTTGCAGCAGATTCGGGTTGACCTGGAGATTATCTTCCTTAATCGGCCAGAAATAATCGCGGGGCGCCACAAACTGCATGTTATACAGAAACACCTTCCGATTATAATCTTCGTAAGTCGATTGCAGGATATCCCAACCGTAAATGGGGCTGTTCAACACTTGTGGCGCTGTTTTCCACCTCCTCAGATCCCAGAAGCGGCTACCTTCAAATGCCATTTCTATACTACGCTCCTGCCTGATAATATCCCGAAGACCTTCTACAGACGCATATTTCGATGGTTTGGTAGAATAGGTACTCCATGAAGTTTCTACGGACTGCAATCCGGCTCTTTCGCGGATCTGATTCAGATAGGTCAATGCCTCCGCAGATCCTCCTGTTTCATTCAGTGCTTCCGCATACAGCAGATAGAGGTCCGACAGGCGCATAACGGGCCAGGGGTATGATTCTGTTTGTAATGAAGAGGTAGTAAAGACCAGGTTCCAGCTTACAATCTTTTTAGTGTAATAGCCGGTGATAGAATACAATCTGCTTTGTTTTTTCCCGGAAAACTGTTCCAGCTTACTTTGAATATTGTAGTTATCATTTTTCATGAACCATTTGGAGCCATCAAATGCTATATCAGCATAGAACCGCGGTTCTCTTTCAAAATGCAGTCCCACGGTTTTGTATCCTTCCTGCATCCCGGTATCCTTTGCAGTAACGGTGCGCAGCTTGAAACGGTTAGTATAGTCCCAGGTTTTGTCTTCATCGATTGGAACGCCATGCTGTGTGTAAAACATCTCTGCTATTTTCAGTGGTGGCGCCAGTTTTCCTTTCAGGTTAATATTGAATGTATTGGGATCCAGTTGCGGGCAGGCAAATGTTTGCAGCCAGTAGGTAGGGTCACCGTCTGATGTTAATCCCCATATCAGTTCGCTGTTCCATTTCTCGCACACTGCATTGCGAATATTCATTTCTATACGGGTAGCGTGATCTACTTCGAAGATGGAGGGATTGAAGTGGTATAGTCTCAGTCCGGCTGCCAGCGCGAGATCTATAGCTTTTTTACAGGCTTCTCTTGCCCGTTGCCATTTGGATGCATCGTATTGAGGATTAAAAAGCAGCTGCCCGTTTTTATTTTTCATACCGGCAAAATCGTTATTACCATTGAACAAGGGGCTGGCAGCTGTTACCAGCACCCGGGCCTTGATGGCCAGTGCAGCTACTTTTGTAATACGTCCGAGTTCTGTGGTAGCGCTGGTGATAGACAATGGCAATCCGGTATTGTCGCCTGCGGCGGCTTCATCCAACAGACCGGATATATAATTCACCACAGAATCGACCGGTTGGCGAAACACCCGCACTTCGTCCGGCGGCGCAGTAATGGGCAGGTTTTTATCCACGACCGGAATGGGGCCGTACATTCTGAATAAATACCAGTGAAAATAGGCCTTCAGAAATTTCACTTCCGCGATCCACCGGTCTCTTTCATAAGGTTGCAGATCTCTTACTTTACCGACATTCTCCAGAAAAATATTACAGGCTCTGATACCCTGCCATAGCGACTTCCCATCATAACCATCCCAATAGTTCATATACGGATTGGCGCTGTTCTGATTACCGCGGGCAATGTTATAAGGGTCGAGGTAAAAATAATCCTCACTCATAGGCCAATAGGTCCATGCCTCGTCGCAACCGCTGAAGGCGGGGTTCTTATCCGGATGGCCTTCTTTTGGCAGATAGGCATAGCAGGTAAATAAATACTTTTCTGCTTCTACCCGATTGGCAAATGCATGATCGATCGTAGGCACATTATCGGGCACGATATCCAGGTAGCCTTTTTTACAGGAGGCAAAAAGTATGGCGGCGGAACATAGCAACCACGCGGCAAAACGCTGTCTGCCCATACATTTCATTGATGTTAAACAAGTATATAATAATTGCATAAAAGTAGATTTTGGCTGGATACTATAACTGAACGTTGATGCCTATATTAAATACGCGTTGAACGGGATATCCCAATGCGTTGCCGCCCTGCTCCGGATCCCACAGTTTAAATGCGCTGATCAGGAACAGATTGGTACCGTTGGCATAAATCCTCAACCCGGATATATGATATCTTTTCAATCCTTTTTCGCCGATGTTATAGCCGATCTCCGCGCTCTTCATCCGCAGGAAAGCGCCGTTGCGCATCCACCAGTTGGAAGGCTGGTTGTTATTGTCGTTTTGTGTAAGGCCGAGCCTGGGCCAGAAAGCGTACAGGTTGCGATTATTCTCTGACCAGTGATCGCGGGCAACAACGTTGAGCAGACCATGCTGATTAGCGCCGTCTACTACAAAAGGAGAAATGGCAGCGGGGTCTATAAAAAAGGAGGATCTGGCAGAACCCTGAAAAAAGGTACTGATGTCAAAATTTTTGTAACCGAAGGAAAATCCGAAACCATAAATAATCTCTGGTGTAACAGGATACCCCAATGCGTTCACCATATCCAGTTTGGTGATTTGTCCGTCACCATTCAGATCACGGTATTTGATATCGCCACCTTTCACTTCTCCGAAATTCTGCCGGGGGGAGTTCTTTACATCTTCCTCATCTACAAACAATCTTTCTGCAATCAATCCGAATATCTGACCGAGGGAATGGCCTACGCGGGAAAGATATTGCATATTAGCAGGATACTGCGGCTCTTCATTCACCAACAGTTTGCTGGCGGCGTAGGTAAATGTTCCGCGCATCTGCAGCCAGGTTTTTCCGAAGTTCTTATTGTAATCCATAGATACGTCGATACCACGGCCTTCTGCTACGCCTACATTGGCACTGATCGGCACTGTGAGTCCCATGGTGGTGGGAATATAAGCCCGCGGCATGAGGATGCTGCTACGACGTTCTTTGTAGGCATCTACCGTAATCGTTAATGCATTCCACAGACCGAGGTCCAGGCCGATATTGATCTTTTTGGATTTCTCCCAGGTAATGTCATTATTCGGGTAGCGGGAAACAGAAACACCAGGTCTTGAATAACCAT
The genomic region above belongs to Chitinophaga sp. 180180018-3 and contains:
- a CDS encoding DUF4998 domain-containing protein, translated to MKNIGFLTFLWILVLSGFIVSCTKTRGDAYRKYMEGGEITYPGRADTVLVHSGLNRILLSVILGNDPLVTRLKVFWNNNTDSLELPVKRTTGIDTVNVLVPKLNEGDYNFTIYTYDKDSHRSVMVNAFGVAIGQNYVGTLTNRTLQSVTQSADGNQIILSWGAAAAGEQGIDVSYTGADGTDRKITVPATEIRTVLPDYKERSLLTYNSRYKPDSNAFEYFYPKAGSVTLPAFERELPKANFKALELPTDVKDGGYGWLINYLWDDNYNPPGFATQSIVPCWFTIDCGKAAALSRFKVWQANDRLYEKESVKTFELYGSNQPAADGTWDSWTKIGAYESIKPSGLPAGQTSDDDVAYAEAGEEFSVPQGIAPFRYYRFKLLTNWGNSNFMTMEEFTFYTHDK
- a CDS encoding DUF5000 domain-containing lipoprotein; translated protein: MNKRIYYKSILISLLVICSCKREEPRPVKQNSTTPGIVTNVTVTNLHGAARINYTLPGDPDLLCVKALYQTTKGAKQETKVSRYNSSLLVEGFGDTSTYKVSLYVVDKSENVSPAVEVTVHPLEPPIWAVRRSLSVVPDFGGVNVKYTNAGEDDLALVVLANDSLGQFSPVTTQYTNLKEGNFSTRNMKDVQTQFGVYVRDRWGNLSDTLQMKLTPLFEELLDRTKMKEVVLPGDAPLGYGGNVAGLFDGSTTSGFYHSGDAARMPQWFTYDMGVTAKLSRLVWFMRPDYYYSLHNPKVVEIWGSNKPNPNGSFDDSWILLATTTQVKPSGLPEGELSQADTDAALAGWTVTFPLNTPKVRYIRFKTLKNWSNGTYVNFYEIMMWGDTK
- a CDS encoding RagB/SusD family nutrient uptake outer membrane protein, producing the protein MGRQRFAAWLLCSAAILFASCKKGYLDIVPDNVPTIDHAFANRVEAEKYLFTCYAYLPKEGHPDKNPAFSGCDEAWTYWPMSEDYFYLDPYNIARGNQNSANPYMNYWDGYDGKSLWQGIRACNIFLENVGKVRDLQPYERDRWIAEVKFLKAYFHWYLFRMYGPIPVVDKNLPITAPPDEVRVFRQPVDSVVNYISGLLDEAAAGDNTGLPLSITSATTELGRITKVAALAIKARVLVTAASPLFNGNNDFAGMKNKNGQLLFNPQYDASKWQRAREACKKAIDLALAAGLRLYHFNPSIFEVDHATRIEMNIRNAVCEKWNSELIWGLTSDGDPTYWLQTFACPQLDPNTFNINLKGKLAPPLKIAEMFYTQHGVPIDEDKTWDYTNRFKLRTVTAKDTGMQEGYKTVGLHFEREPRFYADIAFDGSKWFMKNDNYNIQSKLEQFSGKKQSRLYSITGYYTKKIVSWNLVFTTSSLQTESYPWPVMRLSDLYLLYAEALNETGGSAEALTYLNQIRERAGLQSVETSWSTYSTKPSKYASVEGLRDIIRQERSIEMAFEGSRFWDLRRWKTAPQVLNSPIYGWDILQSTYEDYNRKVFLYNMQFVAPRDYFWPIKEDNLQVNPNLLQNPGW